One Triticum dicoccoides isolate Atlit2015 ecotype Zavitan chromosome 5B, WEW_v2.0, whole genome shotgun sequence genomic window carries:
- the LOC119310527 gene encoding F-box protein At3g07870-like — MASEETKPKKQRDEECIINGLPGELIERIFLKLPVSTLLRCTGVCKQWHKIIRDPQFVTSHLQDAPQCAILFFPQESVSGEPHPADAILIDEAWLPSTYAVPVIGPDDLLCGSCNGLLVLYTKSSTLKVANFATGECLHLEKPVKNLRGDHFLFYNFGFHPLTKEYKIIHFLGDPVVGSTRSHNNSRFSVIQVYTFGDEKWRDIKTPEALSLNCVKNSGAVNIDGTMYWLTEDMIASWQHAVMAFDLNEESFAQIQLPATVHEDCAGGGPRPYWIREIDRKVCIATAQACPSLPRRLVGMLQIWELENKTEHRWSRKYNIQYSPDYILGPNLVHGDKIIVPRRAGNLYSYELLGENFNTKLCKMAKLLDFSPHKPDNMQSYICVKSLVRLDAYKKAGITRRPKQRECWELKKWEAWEYQLSENEKLWTNIYGEEHEGTAFAERNGISLNGLLPHILDDAIRQDVSMKINLIYPSFPDQQPRTLRRLNCAARNRDRENLSARMENYNSIMKASREAMYNIISMIRSAVDNQRGASGSNAGISSQNRSEGDDAKA; from the exons ATGGCTTCCGAGGAAACCAAACCAAAGAAGCAAAGAGATGAGGAATGCATTATAAACGGTCTCCCAGGAGAACTCATTGAGCGGATATTTTTGAAGCTTCCAGTGAGCACTTTGTTGAGGTGCACTGGTGTTTGCAAGCAGTGGCACAAAATCATCCGAGATCCTCAGTTTGTCACCTCTCACCTCCAGGATGCGCCCCAATGTGCCATCCTATTCTTTCCGCAAGAGTCGGTCTCAGGTGAGCCCCATCCTGCTGATGCTATCCTGATTGATGAAGCCTGGTTGCCATCGACATATGCAGTGCCAGTGATTGGGCCTGATGATCTCCTTTGCGGTTCATGCAATGGGCTTCTTGTCTTATACACAAAGTCATCAACACTCAAGGTAGCTAACTTTGCAACTGGTGAATGCCTGCATCTTGAGAAACCTGTAAAGAATTTGAGGGGTGATCACTTCTTGTTCTACAACTTTGGATTTCACCCATTGACAAAAGAATACAAGATTATACACTTCCTTGGTGATCCTGTTGTGGGCAGCACTCGCTCCCATAATAATAGCAGATTCAGCGTCATTCAAGTTTACACATTTGGTGATGAGAAATGGAGAGATATCAAAACTCCCGAAGCCCTAAGCTTAAACTGTGTAAAAAACTCTGGAGCAGTCAATATTGACGGAACAATGTATTGGCTAACTGAAGACATGATAGCTAGCTGGCAGCATGCAGTTATGGCCTTTGATCTCAATGAAGAAAGTTTTGCACAGATACAACTACCAGCAACTGTACATGAAGATTGTGCAGGCGGCGGTCCCCGTCCGTACTGGATCCGAGAGATAGATAGGAAGGTATGTATAGCAACAGCTCAAGCCTGTCCGTCTCTTCCCAGAAGGCTTGTTGGTATGTTGCAGATCTGGGAACTTGAGAACAAAACGGAGCATAGGTGGAGCCGGAAGTACAATATTCAGTACTCGCCAGATTACATTCTGGGTCCAAATTTGGTTCATGGGGATAAGATCATAGTGCCACGTCGCGCTGGCAACCTATATTCCTATGAGTTGCTCGGGGAGAACTTCAATACTAAATTGTGTAAGATGGCAAAGCTGTTAGATTTCAGTCCCCACAAGCCTGACAACATGCAATCCTATATCTGTGTGAAGTCACTTGTACGTTTAGATGCATACAAGAAGGCTGGCATCACGCGTAGGCCAAAACAGAGGGAATGCTGGGAATTGAAGAAGTGGGAGGCGTGGGAGTACCAGCTCTCTGAGAATGAAAAACTGTGGACTAACATTTATGGAGAAGAGCACGAGGGAACT GCATTTGCAGAACGCAATGGCATATCACTCAATGGTCTACTGCCGCATATATTGGATGATGCAATTCGACAGGATGTAAGCATGAAAATCAATCTAATATATCCAAGCTTTCCAGATCAG CAACCAAGGACCCTCCGGCGGCTTAATTGTGCAGCGCGCAACCGAGATAGGGAAAATTTATCTGCTCGTATGGAGAATTATAATAGTATTATGAAG GCATCGAGGGAGGCTATGTATAATATCATTAGTATGATACGTAGTGCTGTAGACAATCAG AGGGGTGCTTCGGGCTCAAATGCTGGCATTTCTTCTCAGAATCGCAGTGAGGGCGATGATGCGAAGGCTTAA